One window from the genome of Vicinamibacterales bacterium encodes:
- a CDS encoding ABC transporter permease — MESFIRDFRQSLRMFAQSPAFTLAAVAALTLGIGANTAIFSVVDAVLLKPVSMPDAERVVVFINTSPRGPGGPAASPAKFMHYRQQTDIVEDVSAFNTGVMNYTGGTFPEQLKSARVSADFLKLAGAPILLGRNFTPDEDQPQGPKVVVISRALWESRFNADPNAIGKSISLGNDPYTIVGVLNTFDFREYGPTPQVWTLFQFDPNTNDQGHYFQVMARLKPGVTVQQAYARMQASAANFRAKFPKSGIGPQGGFGVLTVRDALVRGDVKSSLYVYLSAVGFVLLIACANVANLLLVRATGRRREIAIRAAIGGSRARIIRQLLTESVVLSIAGGLFGLVLGWAGIRALLSINTAGLPRLGTDGVNVGLDWRVVAFTVAVSLGTGILFGLIPALQSSKTDLTTTLKESSGRSGTGFRQNKVRSVLVVVEVALAMVLLIGSALLIRTAMALGRIDPGFDTHNVLTMRMSLKGAQFDKSVAVDQLIHNGVDRLKAIPGVVEASATCCVPLQGGYGLPFRIVGRPLAADSQGPYHGGGGWATVSPGYFEVFRIPVKRGRTFTDRDTAAATKVVVINEAMAKQFWPKGDPLTDKLVIGKGVMREFEAESDRQIIGVVADTKAGGLDSDPQPQMWIPQAQVPDLANALNVGLTPIAWVVRTQVPPQSLSSQIQETVRQATGLPVTDVESMDSIVSTSISRQRFNMWVMTVFGACALLLAAIGIYGLMAYSVEQRTQEIGIRLALGAPLAQVRRMVIAQGMALSLIGVAIGLAAAFGLARLITAFLFGVTAKDPLVFSGVPLVLAAVAFVAVWLPARRASKVDPIIALRAE, encoded by the coding sequence ATGGAGTCTTTCATCCGCGATTTCCGGCAGTCGCTGCGCATGTTCGCGCAGAGCCCGGCGTTCACCCTGGCGGCGGTCGCCGCGCTCACGCTGGGCATCGGCGCCAACACGGCCATCTTTTCCGTCGTCGACGCCGTGCTGCTCAAGCCGGTCAGCATGCCGGACGCGGAACGGGTGGTCGTGTTCATCAACACGTCGCCGCGCGGCCCCGGCGGACCGGCCGCCTCCCCTGCCAAGTTCATGCACTACCGCCAGCAGACCGACATCGTCGAGGACGTGTCGGCGTTCAACACCGGCGTCATGAACTACACCGGCGGGACGTTCCCCGAGCAGCTGAAATCGGCGCGCGTCTCCGCCGATTTCCTGAAGCTGGCCGGAGCGCCGATCCTGCTCGGACGCAATTTCACCCCCGACGAGGACCAGCCACAGGGTCCGAAAGTCGTCGTGATCAGCCGCGCCCTCTGGGAGTCGCGCTTCAACGCCGATCCCAACGCCATCGGCAAGAGCATCTCGCTCGGCAACGATCCGTACACCATCGTCGGCGTGCTGAATACCTTCGACTTCCGGGAGTACGGCCCGACGCCGCAGGTCTGGACGCTCTTTCAGTTCGATCCGAACACGAACGATCAGGGGCACTACTTCCAGGTGATGGCGCGGCTCAAGCCGGGCGTCACGGTGCAGCAGGCCTACGCCAGGATGCAGGCCTCGGCGGCCAATTTCCGCGCCAAGTTCCCCAAGAGCGGGATCGGCCCGCAGGGGGGCTTCGGCGTGCTGACCGTCCGCGACGCGCTCGTCCGCGGCGACGTGAAATCGTCGCTCTACGTCTATCTCAGCGCCGTCGGGTTCGTGCTGCTCATCGCCTGCGCCAACGTCGCCAACCTCCTGCTCGTGCGGGCCACCGGACGCCGTCGCGAGATAGCCATCCGCGCGGCCATCGGCGGCTCGCGGGCGCGGATCATCCGCCAGCTGCTAACCGAGAGCGTCGTGCTGTCGATTGCCGGCGGCCTGTTCGGCCTGGTGCTCGGCTGGGCCGGCATCCGCGCGCTGCTGTCGATCAACACCGCCGGCCTGCCGCGCCTCGGCACCGACGGCGTCAACGTCGGCCTCGACTGGCGGGTCGTCGCCTTCACGGTGGCCGTGTCACTCGGGACCGGCATTTTGTTCGGACTGATTCCCGCGCTCCAGAGCTCGAAGACCGACTTGACGACGACCTTGAAGGAGAGCAGCGGACGGTCGGGCACCGGCTTCCGGCAGAACAAGGTACGTTCGGTGCTGGTGGTGGTCGAGGTCGCGCTGGCGATGGTGCTGCTGATCGGCTCGGCGCTGCTCATCCGCACGGCGATGGCGCTCGGCCGCATCGATCCCGGATTCGACACGCACAACGTCCTGACGATGCGGATGTCGCTAAAGGGCGCGCAGTTCGACAAGTCGGTCGCGGTCGACCAGCTCATTCACAACGGCGTCGACCGCCTGAAAGCGATTCCCGGCGTGGTCGAGGCGAGCGCCACGTGCTGCGTGCCGCTGCAGGGGGGCTACGGATTGCCCTTCCGCATCGTCGGCCGCCCGCTCGCGGCCGACAGCCAGGGCCCGTACCACGGCGGCGGCGGCTGGGCGACCGTCTCGCCCGGATATTTCGAAGTCTTCAGGATTCCGGTCAAGCGCGGGCGCACGTTCACCGATCGCGACACCGCCGCGGCGACCAAGGTCGTGGTCATCAACGAGGCGATGGCGAAGCAGTTCTGGCCCAAGGGCGATCCGCTCACCGACAAGCTGGTGATCGGCAAAGGAGTGATGCGCGAGTTCGAAGCGGAGTCCGACCGGCAGATCATCGGCGTCGTCGCCGATACCAAGGCGGGCGGTCTCGACAGCGATCCGCAGCCGCAAATGTGGATCCCGCAGGCGCAGGTGCCCGATCTCGCCAACGCCCTCAACGTCGGGTTGACGCCGATTGCGTGGGTCGTGCGGACGCAGGTGCCGCCGCAATCGCTCAGCAGCCAGATCCAGGAGACGGTGCGGCAGGCGACCGGCCTGCCGGTGACCGATGTGGAATCGATGGATTCGATCGTCTCGACGTCGATTTCACGTCAGCGCTTCAACATGTGGGTGATGACGGTGTTCGGCGCGTGCGCGCTGCTGCTCGCCGCGATCGGCATCTACGGGCTGATGGCCTACTCGGTCGAACAGCGGACGCAGGAGATCGGCATCCGCCTGGCGCTCGGCGCGCCGCTCGCGCAGGTTCGGCGGATGGTGATCGCGCAGGGGATGGCGCTGTCGCTCATCGGCGTGGCGATCGGCCTGGCGGCGGCGTTCGGCCTGGCCCGGCTGATCACCGCGTTCCTGTTCGGCGTGACGGCCAAGGATCCGCTCGTCTTCAGCGGCGTGCCGCTCGTGCTCGCAGCGGTTGCTTTCGTCGCCGTCTGGCTGCCGGCGCGGCGCGCCAGCAAGGTCGATCCGATCATCGCGCTGCGCGCCGAGTAA
- a CDS encoding DegQ family serine endoprotease, producing MTNGYFRKGAVAAIAAAAVSLAAWKTPQASSYLLAAGSTAAVATAPAGVVPPAVASASYAPVVERVMPAVVTIRVEKRASFAPADQQMPDELFRRFFGEQAPQQRGRRMPSPVERGLGSGVIVAKDGYILTNNHVVDGADSVKVDLPDRRTFNAKVVGTDAATDLAVVKIDAAGLPTLVVGDSDAVRVGDVVLAVGNPLNVGETVTSGIISAKGRQTPTGDDSYQDFLQTDAAINHGNSGGALVNAAGELIGINSQILSPSDGNIGLGFAIPSNLAKHVMDELVANGSVRRAKLGVTIQGISPDMAQAMNLPNTRGALVSTVDAGSPAEKSGLKQGDVITQYNGKDVPDNNQLRNVVGNTLPGTKVPVTVLRDGRTEHFDVTLGTLDAPKASAHGRSNGERSSEGRFGMALQDGDKGVVVAQLDPNGVAAENGLQEGDVITKVDGKAVKSAVDVKDALDRKDGKPTLMVIERSGQSLFLTLRAQ from the coding sequence ATGACTAACGGATATTTCAGAAAGGGCGCCGTCGCAGCCATTGCCGCTGCCGCCGTGTCCCTCGCGGCGTGGAAAACGCCGCAGGCCAGCAGCTATCTGTTGGCTGCCGGCTCGACCGCCGCAGTCGCGACGGCGCCGGCTGGCGTGGTGCCTCCCGCTGTCGCCAGCGCCAGCTATGCCCCGGTCGTCGAGCGTGTGATGCCGGCGGTCGTGACGATCCGCGTCGAAAAGCGCGCGTCGTTCGCTCCCGCCGACCAGCAGATGCCCGACGAGCTCTTCCGCCGCTTCTTCGGCGAACAGGCGCCGCAGCAGCGCGGCCGCCGCATGCCGTCCCCCGTGGAGCGCGGGCTCGGCTCGGGTGTGATCGTCGCCAAGGACGGTTACATCCTGACCAACAACCACGTGGTCGACGGCGCCGATTCGGTCAAGGTCGACCTGCCCGACCGCCGCACCTTCAATGCCAAGGTCGTCGGCACCGACGCCGCGACTGATCTGGCGGTGGTCAAGATCGACGCGGCAGGCCTGCCGACGCTGGTCGTCGGCGATTCGGACGCCGTGCGCGTCGGCGACGTCGTGCTTGCGGTGGGCAACCCGCTCAACGTCGGCGAGACGGTCACCTCCGGCATCATCAGCGCCAAGGGGCGCCAGACGCCCACCGGCGACGACAGCTACCAGGATTTCCTGCAGACCGATGCGGCGATCAACCACGGCAACTCCGGCGGAGCCCTGGTCAACGCGGCCGGCGAGCTGATCGGGATCAACTCGCAGATCCTGTCCCCCTCTGACGGCAACATCGGCCTCGGCTTCGCCATTCCGTCGAACCTGGCCAAGCACGTGATGGACGAGCTCGTCGCGAACGGCTCGGTCCGCCGGGCCAAGCTGGGCGTCACGATCCAGGGCATCTCGCCCGACATGGCGCAGGCGATGAACCTGCCGAACACGCGCGGCGCGCTGGTCAGTACCGTCGACGCGGGATCGCCCGCGGAGAAGTCGGGGCTGAAGCAGGGCGACGTCATCACGCAGTACAACGGCAAAGACGTCCCCGACAACAACCAGCTGCGCAACGTCGTCGGCAACACGCTGCCCGGCACGAAGGTGCCGGTGACGGTCCTCCGCGACGGCCGTACCGAGCACTTCGACGTGACGCTCGGCACGCTGGACGCGCCGAAGGCGAGCGCGCACGGCCGCTCGAACGGCGAGCGCAGCAGTGAAGGGCGCTTCGGCATGGCGCTGCAGGACGGCGACAAGGGCGTGGTCGTCGCCCAGCTCGATCCCAACGGCGTCGCCGCCGAGAACGGGCTGCAGGAAGGCGACGTGATCACCAAGGTCGACGGTAAGGCCGTGAAGTCGGCGGTCGACGTCAAGGACGCGCTCGACCGCAAGGACGGGAAGCCGACGCTGATGGTCATCGAGCGCTCCGGACAATCGCTGTTCCTGACGTTGCGCGCGCAGTAA
- a CDS encoding ABC transporter permease — protein sequence MRLYRWLLHLYPASFRHEYGGEMTLAYADRRREADGPWGRAWLLAAAIPEVLGNALAVHADILRQDLRYSARTLARARGFAFTAIVIIALGIGATTAAFSVADFVLLRPLPFPDADRLVMIWQRQPGYGRMELSPANFDDWRRGSRSLDRSGAYTPVSANLASTGEPSRVSGAWVTADLLPTLGVQPALGRVFRAGEDGEGAPPVLIIGDSLWRATFGGDPAVIGQTARLDDEPYTIIGVMPPSFTFPSAEAEFWRPLRLNQGDYQDRSNNFLYGVGRLHAGATLASAQSELSVRAGESRRQFPKEDADTDALVRDFRSELSDDSRLTVLALSGAALCVLLIVCANLANLLIARALGRRQELAVRTAIGAGRERLIRQLVTESVVLSAIGGAIGVALAAVLVPLIWRMIPIEMPTPAGPGVDVRVLVFAAVLTIATAAIFGLAPTLRAGSDAGVQDLREGARAIGGRRQRLRGVLVAAEVVGTVVLLVVTGLLVRALWTLQGRDPGFRADGVLTLQTDLPSAKYAGTDKRSTFYLRLLDQIRALPGVTSAAYISGLPMVWGGGIWPVGINGAELERRQNNTASLRFTTPGFFQTMSIPVRAGRDVSDSDTMKTQMVAVVSESFVKRYWPGQDAIGHHFNFATKDRTIVGVVADIRVRGLERNSEPQVYLPNRQVDDGWFWGYTPKALVVRASTPVAQLAPAISGIIRAADPDLPIYGLRPMTDVVDRTTASRRIQIQVLSGFAAVAFLLAAIGIHGVLSFAVSQRTAEIGIRMALGAQRRDIFALITSQSALLLGAGLVPGVALAYAAGRSVQSLLAGVPPFDTATFASVVALTVAMAAAGTLLPVVRALRIDPLRAIRTE from the coding sequence ATGCGTCTCTATCGCTGGCTCCTCCATCTCTACCCGGCGTCATTCCGCCACGAGTACGGCGGCGAGATGACGCTCGCCTATGCGGATCGGCGGCGCGAAGCCGACGGGCCCTGGGGGCGCGCCTGGCTCCTCGCCGCGGCGATTCCCGAAGTGCTCGGCAACGCCCTGGCGGTGCACGCCGACATCCTCCGCCAGGATCTGCGCTACTCCGCCCGCACGCTCGCCCGCGCACGCGGGTTCGCCTTCACCGCGATCGTGATCATCGCGCTTGGCATCGGCGCGACCACGGCCGCGTTCTCCGTCGCCGATTTCGTCCTGCTGCGGCCGCTGCCGTTCCCGGATGCCGATCGCCTCGTCATGATCTGGCAGCGGCAGCCGGGCTACGGGCGCATGGAACTGTCGCCGGCCAACTTCGACGACTGGCGGCGCGGCAGCCGCTCGCTCGATCGGTCCGGCGCCTACACGCCGGTGTCGGCCAACCTCGCCAGCACCGGTGAACCCTCGCGCGTATCCGGCGCCTGGGTGACGGCCGACCTGCTGCCGACGCTGGGCGTCCAGCCCGCGCTCGGCAGGGTGTTCCGCGCCGGCGAAGACGGCGAGGGCGCACCGCCGGTGCTCATCATTGGCGATTCGCTGTGGCGCGCTACCTTCGGCGGCGATCCGGCGGTCATCGGGCAGACCGCGAGGCTCGATGACGAGCCCTACACGATCATCGGCGTCATGCCGCCATCGTTCACGTTTCCGTCGGCCGAGGCGGAATTCTGGCGGCCGCTGCGCCTCAACCAGGGCGACTACCAGGATCGGTCCAACAATTTCCTCTATGGCGTCGGACGGCTGCACGCCGGCGCGACACTCGCGTCGGCGCAGAGCGAGCTCTCGGTGCGCGCCGGGGAGAGCCGCCGGCAGTTCCCCAAGGAGGACGCGGACACCGATGCGCTGGTGCGCGACTTCCGATCCGAGCTGTCTGACGATTCGCGCCTGACGGTCCTCGCGCTCAGCGGTGCCGCCCTGTGCGTCCTGCTGATCGTCTGCGCCAATCTCGCCAACCTGCTGATCGCACGCGCGCTCGGCCGCCGCCAGGAGCTCGCCGTGCGCACGGCGATTGGCGCCGGACGCGAACGGCTGATCCGCCAGCTCGTGACCGAGAGCGTCGTGCTGTCGGCCATCGGCGGCGCCATAGGCGTCGCCCTGGCGGCCGTCCTGGTCCCGCTGATCTGGCGGATGATTCCGATCGAGATGCCGACGCCGGCGGGGCCCGGCGTCGACGTGCGCGTCCTGGTGTTCGCCGCCGTCCTCACCATCGCAACGGCGGCGATCTTCGGGCTCGCGCCAACGCTGCGTGCCGGCTCCGATGCGGGCGTCCAGGATCTGCGGGAGGGAGCGCGGGCGATCGGCGGCCGCAGGCAGCGCCTGCGCGGCGTTCTGGTCGCCGCCGAAGTCGTCGGCACGGTCGTCCTGCTCGTCGTCACCGGCCTGCTCGTGCGCGCGCTGTGGACCCTGCAGGGACGCGATCCGGGCTTCCGTGCGGACGGCGTCCTCACCCTGCAGACCGATTTGCCGTCCGCGAAGTACGCGGGCACCGACAAACGCAGTACCTTTTACCTCCGTCTGCTCGATCAGATCCGCGCGCTGCCTGGCGTCACGAGCGCCGCCTATATCAGCGGCCTGCCGATGGTCTGGGGCGGCGGCATCTGGCCGGTCGGGATCAACGGCGCCGAGCTGGAGCGCCGCCAGAACAACACCGCCAGCTTGCGCTTCACCACCCCGGGCTTCTTCCAGACGATGAGCATTCCGGTCCGCGCGGGCCGCGACGTGAGCGACTCGGACACGATGAAGACGCAGATGGTGGCGGTCGTCAGCGAGTCCTTCGTCAAGCGCTACTGGCCCGGGCAGGACGCCATCGGCCACCACTTCAACTTCGCGACGAAAGATCGCACGATCGTCGGCGTCGTCGCCGACATCCGGGTGCGCGGGCTGGAGCGCAACAGCGAACCGCAGGTCTACCTGCCGAACCGCCAGGTGGACGACGGCTGGTTCTGGGGCTACACGCCGAAGGCACTCGTCGTGCGCGCCTCGACGCCCGTCGCCCAGCTCGCGCCGGCGATCTCCGGCATCATTCGCGCGGCCGATCCCGATCTGCCGATCTACGGCCTGCGGCCGATGACCGACGTGGTCGATCGCACGACGGCGTCGCGCCGGATCCAGATTCAGGTGTTGAGCGGGTTCGCGGCAGTCGCATTCCTGCTGGCGGCGATCGGCATTCACGGCGTGCTGTCGTTCGCGGTGTCGCAGCGGACCGCTGAAATCGGCATCCGCATGGCGCTCGGCGCGCAGAGGCGCGACATTTTCGCGCTGATCACGTCGCAGTCGGCCTTGCTGCTGGGAGCCGGGCTGGTGCCAGGCGTGGCGCTCGCCTACGCCGCCGGCCGCTCGGTGCAGTCGCTCCTCGCCGGCGTACCGCCGTTCGACACCGCGACCTTCGCCAGCGTTGTCGCACTGACGGTCGCGATGGCGGCCGCCGGCACGCTGCTCCCCGTCGTGCGCGCGCTGCGGATAGATCCGCTTCGCGCAATCCGGACCGAATAG
- a CDS encoding HAMP domain-containing sensor histidine kinase: protein MSTLRRALGLRLSIWYAAVFTISMIGLVAITYALLASSLAQRDHDIIRATLREYGSRYELGGLGALQRAVELEERTGDQERLFVRVFGPFGGDAVFVREPQAWRSYDVEELEDRANTSGEQLGHDRRAVLEVASAELPDGTILQVGKTNEIRLALLRRFEIVVGLVSFVALAVGVTGGLVLTRSTVRPIYQLIEVVRTIIRTGRTDDRVPARDGQGDAVHELSTLFNTMLDRINGLIGAMGESLDNVAHDLRTPIARLRAVAGRGLESGDPEQQREALADCLEEAERILSMVNTLMDISEAETGVLRLRREAVPLRDLLADVVELYEDVAETRHVRVWLEPGADVIVDGARDRLRQVFANLLDNAIKYTPDGGEVRLAADRDDGWATVTVADTGVGIADTHLPRIWDRLYRADPSRSERGLGLGLSLVKAYVTAHGGTVDAVSTPGRGSTFTVRLPIAP from the coding sequence ATGAGTACCCTGCGCCGCGCCCTCGGGCTGCGGCTGTCGATCTGGTACGCGGCGGTCTTCACCATCAGCATGATCGGGCTGGTGGCCATCACCTACGCGCTGCTTGCCTCGTCGCTGGCCCAGCGCGACCACGACATCATCCGCGCCACGCTGCGGGAGTACGGCTCGCGCTACGAGCTCGGCGGTCTCGGCGCGCTCCAGCGCGCCGTCGAGCTCGAGGAGCGGACCGGCGACCAGGAGCGCCTGTTCGTGCGGGTGTTCGGGCCGTTCGGCGGCGACGCCGTATTCGTGCGCGAGCCGCAGGCCTGGCGCAGCTACGACGTCGAGGAGCTCGAAGACCGCGCGAACACGAGCGGCGAGCAGCTCGGACACGATCGACGGGCGGTGCTCGAGGTGGCGTCGGCGGAGCTGCCCGACGGCACGATCCTGCAAGTCGGCAAGACCAACGAGATCCGGCTGGCCCTGCTCCGGCGCTTCGAGATCGTCGTCGGGCTCGTCTCGTTCGTGGCGCTGGCGGTCGGCGTCACCGGCGGACTGGTGCTCACCCGCTCGACGGTTCGCCCGATTTATCAGTTGATCGAGGTCGTGCGGACCATCATCCGCACGGGGCGCACGGACGATCGCGTGCCGGCCCGCGACGGCCAGGGGGACGCGGTCCACGAGCTGAGCACGCTGTTCAATACGATGCTCGACCGGATCAACGGGCTGATCGGCGCGATGGGCGAATCGCTCGACAACGTCGCCCACGACCTCCGCACGCCGATCGCGCGGCTGCGCGCCGTCGCCGGCCGCGGGCTGGAGTCGGGCGACCCCGAACAGCAGCGCGAGGCGCTGGCCGACTGCCTCGAAGAAGCCGAGCGGATCCTGTCGATGGTGAACACCCTGATGGACATCTCCGAGGCCGAGACCGGCGTACTGCGGCTGCGGCGCGAGGCGGTGCCGCTCCGCGATCTCCTCGCCGACGTCGTCGAGCTCTACGAAGACGTGGCCGAGACCCGGCACGTGCGCGTCTGGCTGGAGCCCGGCGCCGACGTCATCGTCGATGGCGCCCGCGATCGGCTGCGGCAGGTGTTCGCCAACCTGCTCGACAACGCCATCAAGTACACGCCCGACGGGGGCGAGGTGCGGCTGGCGGCGGACCGTGACGATGGGTGGGCGACGGTGACGGTCGCCGACACCGGCGTCGGCATTGCCGATACGCACCTGCCGCGCATCTGGGACCGGCTGTATCGAGCCGATCCGAGCCGTTCGGAACGCGGCCTCGGCCTCGGCCTCTCGCTCGTCAAGGCTTACGTCACGGCGCACGGCGGCACCGTCGACGCGGTCAGCACGCCCGGACGCGGATCGACGTTCACGGTGCGGCTGCCGATCGCGCCATAG
- a CDS encoding galactokinase family protein, translating to MNVAALVEALVDRGLDAAERDRKQALFARLLAAWHTTRDDVPGHAWFVPGRLEVFGRHTDYGGGHALVAAAPRGFAVAASPRVDDAIRVVDAGRGESLLLAPGRARTRLSGWRHYVDTTARRLAANFPGQRFGADVVIASDLPPASGMSSSSALVIAIAEALCRVGGVHDTAQWQRNIRNRLDAAGYYACIENGRDFGTLAGDVGVGTQGGSEDHSAIVAGASERVLAFGFLPSRGLGAARVPVDWQFVVGTCGVKANKTGRVQEAFNRLSSDAAALLEAWNAHAAAETPAISLAAALEAPGALDWLRQTAGGRRNRLDHFIRESGRVLPALAAFERGDAHEVGRLADDSQRDAEHLLGNQIPESVAVARAARAAGAFAACSFGAGFGGAVWALVPASDTARFVQAWTPDAFPIRPGPGLTDLPTN from the coding sequence ATGAACGTGGCGGCGCTCGTCGAGGCGCTCGTCGATCGTGGTCTCGATGCCGCTGAGCGCGATCGCAAGCAGGCGCTGTTCGCCCGCCTCCTCGCCGCCTGGCACACGACTCGGGACGACGTGCCTGGGCACGCGTGGTTCGTCCCTGGCCGCCTCGAAGTATTCGGCCGACATACCGACTATGGCGGCGGCCACGCGCTGGTGGCCGCCGCCCCGCGCGGCTTCGCCGTCGCCGCGTCGCCGCGCGTCGACGACGCGATTCGCGTGGTCGACGCGGGACGCGGCGAGTCGCTGCTGCTCGCGCCCGGACGCGCCCGCACGCGGCTCTCCGGCTGGCGGCACTACGTCGACACGACCGCGCGCCGCCTTGCCGCGAACTTTCCTGGTCAACGCTTCGGCGCCGACGTCGTCATCGCGAGCGATCTGCCGCCGGCCTCGGGCATGAGCAGTTCGAGCGCGCTGGTCATCGCGATCGCCGAAGCGCTCTGTCGCGTCGGCGGCGTGCACGACACCGCGCAGTGGCAGCGCAACATCCGCAACCGGCTCGACGCCGCCGGCTACTACGCCTGCATCGAGAACGGCCGTGATTTCGGGACGCTCGCGGGCGACGTCGGCGTCGGCACGCAAGGCGGGAGCGAAGATCACTCGGCCATCGTCGCGGGTGCGTCCGAACGGGTGCTCGCCTTCGGCTTCCTCCCCTCGCGCGGGCTCGGCGCCGCACGGGTTCCGGTCGACTGGCAGTTCGTGGTCGGGACGTGCGGCGTCAAGGCCAACAAGACCGGCCGCGTGCAGGAGGCCTTCAACCGTCTTTCGTCTGACGCCGCCGCGCTGCTCGAGGCCTGGAACGCCCACGCCGCGGCTGAGACACCCGCAATCTCCCTGGCAGCGGCGCTCGAGGCGCCGGGCGCCCTCGACTGGCTGCGCCAGACGGCGGGCGGCCGCCGCAACCGCCTCGATCACTTCATTCGCGAGAGCGGCCGCGTCCTGCCGGCGCTGGCCGCCTTCGAACGCGGCGACGCGCACGAGGTCGGCCGGCTCGCCGACGACTCCCAGCGCGACGCTGAGCATCTGCTGGGCAACCAGATCCCCGAATCCGTCGCGGTGGCCCGCGCGGCGCGCGCTGCCGGCGCCTTTGCGGCGTGCAGCTTCGGCGCTGGATTCGGCGGCGCCGTCTGGGCACTCGTCCCAGCGTCCGACACGGCGCGCTTCGTTCAGGCCTGGACGCCCGACGCCTTTCCTATCCGCCCGGGGCCCGGATTGACCGATCTCCCAACAAATTAG
- a CDS encoding PadR family transcriptional regulator, with product MTNPDTDALMPLPPATFQILVALVDGDRHGYAIMQDIAGRTDGELTLSPGTLYRSIQRMLEQGLIVELASRPARHDDERRRYYRVTPFGREVARAEARRLTQMLRLARASGLAPGKA from the coding sequence GTGACTAATCCCGACACCGACGCGCTGATGCCGCTGCCGCCGGCGACGTTCCAGATCCTGGTGGCGCTCGTCGACGGCGATCGGCACGGCTACGCGATCATGCAGGACATCGCCGGCCGGACCGATGGCGAGCTGACGCTCAGTCCGGGAACGCTCTACCGCTCGATCCAGCGGATGCTCGAGCAGGGGCTGATCGTCGAACTCGCGTCGCGGCCGGCCCGGCACGACGATGAGCGTCGCCGCTACTACCGGGTGACCCCGTTCGGGCGCGAAGTGGCACGAGCGGAGGCGCGGCGGCTCACGCAGATGCTCAGGCTGGCGCGCGCGAGCGGGCTCGCGCCCGGGAAGGCGTGA
- a CDS encoding response regulator transcription factor, translated as MRVLLVEDDPTIAGFVEGGLREAGFAVEHAADGRTALDRAAAEPFDAAIVDVMLPQLGGLALIDALRARGIRIPVLILSAKRTVDDRVRGLQAGGDDYLTKPFDFAELLARVQALIRRATGASEPTRLSVGDLSLDLLTRKVQREGRQIELRPREFALLEYLMRNGGRVVSKTSILSHVWGYSFDPNTNVVDVLVSRLRDRVDKPFADKMLHTVRGVGYVLRPAAAGPPGASA; from the coding sequence ATGCGGGTGCTGCTGGTGGAAGACGACCCGACCATCGCCGGCTTCGTCGAAGGTGGCCTGCGCGAGGCCGGTTTCGCGGTCGAGCACGCCGCCGACGGACGCACCGCACTCGATCGGGCCGCTGCCGAGCCGTTCGACGCGGCGATCGTCGACGTCATGCTGCCGCAGCTCGGCGGGCTTGCGCTGATCGACGCGCTGCGGGCGCGCGGGATCCGGATCCCGGTGCTGATCCTCAGCGCCAAGCGCACGGTCGACGACCGCGTCCGCGGGCTGCAGGCGGGCGGCGACGATTACCTCACCAAGCCGTTCGACTTCGCCGAGCTGCTGGCGCGCGTCCAGGCACTGATCCGCCGCGCCACCGGCGCGTCGGAGCCGACGCGGCTGAGCGTCGGCGATCTCTCCCTCGATCTGCTGACCCGGAAGGTGCAGCGGGAGGGGCGCCAGATCGAGCTCCGCCCGCGCGAATTCGCGCTGCTCGAGTACCTGATGCGCAACGGCGGCCGCGTGGTCTCGAAGACGTCGATTCTGTCGCACGTTTGGGGCTACAGCTTCGATCCCAACACCAACGTCGTCGACGTCCTCGTCTCCCGGCTGCGCGACCGCGTCGACAAGCCGTTCGCCGACAAGATGCTGCACACCGTGCGCGGCGTCGGCTACGTGCTCCGGCCCGCGGCCGCCGGGCCGCCCGGTGCGTCCGCATGA